From Lentisphaera araneosa HTCC2155, the proteins below share one genomic window:
- a CDS encoding polysaccharide deacetylase family protein, with protein sequence MRLLFLSLFLLLFNLKAEKIVVLTFDDSVKSHYTFVAPLLKEYGFNATFFITEGFSFHKRKDLYMTWEEVKKLHDQGFEIGNHTKAHRNVKKMTKDQLRQSLEHIEKQCKKHGIPKPTSFCYPGYATDPKALSVLKDMGYNLARAGGNKASKVGKEDLLLLPQAFDAKPKSTLDQFKKALDQADAKHIPILTFHGVPDIEHPWVNTDPEKFKSYMKYLKDNNFKVIALRDYPLN encoded by the coding sequence TTGAGGCTGCTATTCTTATCGCTTTTCCTCCTACTTTTTAATTTAAAGGCAGAAAAAATCGTCGTTCTCACTTTTGACGATTCAGTCAAGAGTCACTACACTTTTGTGGCGCCACTATTAAAAGAATATGGTTTTAATGCCACCTTTTTTATCACAGAGGGCTTTTCATTTCACAAGAGAAAAGACCTTTACATGACTTGGGAAGAAGTTAAAAAACTGCATGATCAAGGCTTTGAGATTGGCAATCATACTAAGGCTCATCGCAATGTCAAAAAAATGACGAAAGATCAGTTACGTCAATCGCTCGAGCATATAGAAAAACAATGTAAAAAGCATGGAATCCCCAAGCCGACGTCTTTTTGTTACCCTGGTTATGCCACGGATCCGAAAGCGCTAAGTGTGTTGAAAGATATGGGTTATAACTTAGCCCGTGCAGGTGGAAATAAAGCCAGCAAAGTGGGTAAGGAAGATTTACTGCTCTTGCCTCAAGCTTTTGATGCTAAGCCCAAAAGTACACTGGATCAGTTTAAAAAAGCCCTTGACCAAGCAGATGCTAAACACATTCCCATTTTAACCTTTCACGGGGTTCCCGATATTGAGCACCCCTGGGTAAATACTGATCCAGAAAAATTTAAAAGCTACATGAAGTACTTAAAAGATAATAATTTTAAGGTCATTGCACTGCGGGATTATCCACTAAACTAA
- a CDS encoding type II secretion system protein, giving the protein MKKRFTLIELLVVVAIIGILASLLLPVLGKARRTSKAMVCNINLKSQGQGIYMQLDDNKNFFVPNYTDNDLGTKGYNGYSYYASGLIAEKVFGDYQVKIDDLYINNNDTFICTESSQQENVFSYFKNYMFNMHLQGSGGDNNRSITALTSSAETAMVGESVETSWMVQYRSDNFNIRHVGTKTNLLFADGHVASLKWTTLLSNPQWVAWDTSNPSWSGGDGFVFE; this is encoded by the coding sequence ATGAAAAAAAGATTTACTTTGATCGAGTTATTGGTTGTGGTTGCGATAATTGGTATATTGGCATCATTATTGTTACCGGTACTGGGCAAAGCTCGACGCACATCAAAAGCTATGGTATGTAATATCAACCTTAAAAGCCAAGGTCAAGGCATTTATATGCAATTGGATGATAATAAGAATTTTTTTGTCCCTAATTACACCGATAATGACTTAGGGACGAAAGGATACAATGGCTATAGTTACTATGCATCAGGATTAATTGCTGAAAAAGTATTTGGCGATTATCAAGTCAAAATTGATGACCTTTATATCAATAACAACGATACATTTATATGTACAGAAAGTTCACAGCAAGAAAATGTATTCTCATATTTTAAGAACTACATGTTTAATATGCACCTGCAAGGTTCAGGCGGTGATAATAATCGATCAATTACAGCCTTGACTTCGTCTGCAGAAACGGCGATGGTGGGAGAGTCTGTGGAAACTTCCTGGATGGTTCAGTATCGTTCCGACAACTTCAATATTAGGCACGTGGGTACAAAAACTAACTTATTATTTGCTGATGGCCATGTTGCTAGTTTAAAATGGACCACTTTACTTTCTAATCCCCAATGGGTTGCCTGGGACACATCTAATCCTTCTTGGTCAGGAGGTGACGGTTTTGTGTTCGAATAA